The Gemmatimonadaceae bacterium genome contains the following window.
GAAGCGCCTGGAAGACATTCCGTTGCTCGCCGAGTTCTTCCTGAAGCGGAGCTGGGAACGGCACCGGAGCAGTGGAGCGCCCGCGCCGGAGCTGGCCAAGGAAACGGTTGAATTTTTGCAGTCGCGACCGTGGCGCGGCAACGTGCGCGAGCTCCAGAACGTCATCGAGCACGTGGCGGTGGTGGCCGATGCCGACCGCCCAATCATGCCCGATGACATCCCGGTCTATGATGATGGTGGAGCGGCTCCCTCCGGTGACGGCGGGCTGCCAACCGGCATCATGAACGAGGCCTTCCACGTGGCCAAGGACAACCTGATCGCCCACTTCGAGAAGGAGTACCTTGGGCGCCTCACGGCCCGGGCGGGCGGCAACATGTCCAAGGCGGCGCGTCTGGCCGGAATCGACCGCACGACGCTCTACCGCCTCATGGAGAAGCACGGGTTCAAGCGCGACGCGCTCTCCGGCGCCGCGGACTAATGCGTTGCGTTAGCATCTCGCTCTGATCAGCCGGCATGCTGTTCAACAGTCTAGAGTTCATTTTTGCCTTCTTGCCAATCGCGTATGCCGTGTTCTGGCTCTTGCCGAACGCGCGCGCGCGGTACGTGTGGCTCACCATCACCGGATACGTCTTTTACGGGTGGTGGGACCCACGTTTTTGCCTGCTGATGGCGTTCTCGACCGTCGTGAGCTACACGGCCGGTCTTGGTATTTTGCGCTCCCCGGTGGGAAGCGCCGCACGCAAAGCGTATCTGGTCATCCCCATCAGTGTGGATCTCGCACTGCTCGGGTTTTTCAAGTACACGAATTTTGCGCTTGATACCGTGCGGTCCGTGGCATCGGTCGCCGGGATTGATGTTGCCGTGCCGCATCTCAACATCATCCTGCCAATCGGCATTTCGTTCTACACCTTCCACACGATCAGTTACATCGTCGACGCGTACCGCGGGGTGATCACGCCGACCCGAAATCTTTGGGAATTCAGCACTTACGTCTCACTGTTCTCACAGCTGGTTGCCGGCCCGATCGTCCGCTTCCGGCAGATCGAAGAGGACCTCGAGGCGATCGGCACGAGTAGTCGGACCCGCTGGCTGACCCGCGGCATTTCGTTCTTCTGCGTAGGGCTGGTCGAGAAGGTGTTGGTCGCTGACACCCTTGCGGCCATGGTTGACCCATCTTTTGCTCATTGGCGCGAACTGAGCACAGGTGGCGCATGGTTCGCGGTCTTTGGCTACACGTTCCAATTGTTATTTGATTTCTCCGGGTATTCAACGATGGCCGTGGGGCTCGGCTACCTATTCGGCATCCGAATTCCACAGAACTTCAACAGCCCCTACAAGGCGCTGAACCCGTCGGATTTCTGGGAACGCTGGCACATTTCGCTGTCGAGCTGCCTCCGTGACTACCTGTATATCCCGCTAGGCGGCAATCGATACGGGACCTGGAAGACGTACCGGAATCTGATGTACACGATGCTCTTTGGTGGACTCTGGCATGGCGCATCGTGGACGTTCGTGTTCTGGGGGTTCTATCACGGGCTGCTTTTGTGTGCCTACCGAGTCTTCAAGCGACAGTGGGATGAATTGCCGCGGATGGTGCAGCAGTTCGGAATGTTTGTTGGTGCGCTGATCGGCTGGATCTTTTTCCGTGCCACCTCATTTGGCGAGGCGCTGCATCTCCTCCGCGTGCTAGTGGTGCCCACGGAAGGAGCATCCTTCTCCGATCTGAACTCGAAGTTTGTTGCAGCTGTCCTTGCCATCGCTGCCTGGTGGGCGCTGAAGGGGCCCAACGCATTCGACATCAAGCACGAGTGGACACCGCGTAGGCAGATGTTATTGGCCACCGCGTTTGGCGCCGGGCTGGCTCTGATCGTGACGGCGCGGCCGTCGCCATTCCTTTACTTCCAGTTCTAATCATGCGGCCCGCATCGCTTGCCGCCGGTACAGCCGCAATGTGCCTGGTCGTGGTGACGATGGAGATCACCACACGCGTAGATGATTGGGCGCAGTTTGGCGTTCCGCTCTCCTCTCCTGAGACATCGCTGGCTGATCTTTTCACAGTTGACTCACTTGGCGCGCATGCGAAGCCAGGTACACAGTTCAAGCAGTTCAAGATCAATGGACTAGGATTTCGCGGCAGAGAGGTAAGTCCGTCAGAAATGAAGGGCACGGCCGTTGTCGTTAGCGGTGCTTCGGAGTCCTTCGGCCTGTATGAGACGGCCGGAAGGGATTGGCCGAGCCAACTTGCGGACTCTCTGGCTGCCACGTGTGGAGCGCAGATTCCGGTCCTGAATGCGGCATTCGCAGGCATGTCACTCCCGACTGTGATTCAGGACGTTCGGCTGCGAATAGCACCGTTACGACCGCGGGTCGGCGTATACTATCCCACGCCGATGCAGTATCTGGAGGGCGATGCGCTGCCCCGGGCAATGGCGCCGCACTCGGGCGCGCCTAGGCCGCCTCAACAGCGGTTGCGATTCGTACCGCGACTTCGAGATGCGCTCAAGCGCTCTACTCCGGAAGTAGCGCTGGACCTGGCCCGACGCATTTTGACCGCGCGTACGCGATCGTCTGCCGGCATCTCGGCGAGCGATAGAGCCGAGCCAGAAAGGCTCGCCGCTTTTGAGTCGGACCTAAGACGACTCGTTGGGGCATACCGGCAGGCCGGCATCGAGCCGATGCTCGCGGTCCATCAGAATCGCTTCCGGGAGAGTGACTCAGAGACAAGCCGGCGCCTGTTGACCGCCTGGGAACGCTTCTATCCTCGTTACACAGCCCGAGCTATCCTCAGCTTCGACAGCTTGGGCGGAGACGCCACCCGCCGCGTTGCCCAGGACAGCGCAGTGCACCTGCTCGACCCGGGGCCGGCGCTCGCCCGGTGGGACTCCGACAGGGTGTTTGCAGACTTCACACACTTTTCTGACCAAGGCGCTGCAGTCGTGGCCGGTGAAGCCGCCCGTATACTGAAGCCTGAGGTCTGTACCGGCGGTAACGCCTCCGCGCTTACCGTCAGGCGCACTCGCCTTAGTATTAAAGTATCGCCACTGAATCACTCCCCACCAAACGCATTATGAGCCAGCCGCCCCTTGCCTCCGATTCGCTGGAGCTCCGCGACAGCCGTACTGGTGCGACGTACAGCACCCCCATCAAGACGGAAGGACCGGAGGGCGACACGTACGTGCGCGCCGCCGACCTGCGCCAGATCAAGCGCGACGCTGGCGAGTTCGGCATGCTCAGCTACGATCCCGCCTTCATGAATACGGCGTCATGCCGTAGCGCGATCACGTTCATTGATGGAGACAAGGGGATCCTGCGGTACCGCGGCTATCCCATTGAGCAGCTGGCCGAGAAGGCGACGTTCCTTGAGGTGGCCTACCTGCTGCGTAACGGTGAGTTGCCCAATCAGGATCAGTACAACACGTGGGTGCGCGACATCACGTACCACACGTACGTGCACGAGAACATCCGGAAGTTCCTGGAAGGGTTCCGGTATGACGCGCACCCGATGAGCATGCTCTGCAGCGCCACCGCGGCGCTGTCGAGCTTCTATCCGCAGGCGCGTGATATCCATGACCCCATGCAGCGCTATATCAGCGTGGTGCGACTCATGGCCAAGCTCCCCACCATGGCGGCGTTCGCCTATCGCCATGTGAAGGGGCTACCGATCATCTACCCCGACAACGAGCTGAGCTACACGGAGAACTTCCTCTCCATGGTAGCGCGTATGTCGGAGCCAAAGTACGAGGCCAACCCGGTCTTCGTGAAGGCGCTGGAAGTACTGTTCATCCTTCACGCGGATCACGAGCAGAACTGCAGCACGAATGCGGTTCGCGCGGTCGGCTCGAGCCACGTCGACCCGTTCTCGGCGGTAGCGGCCGGCATCGCTGCCCTATTCGGCCCGCTGCACGGCGGCGCGAACGAGGCGGTGCTCCGCATGATCACCGAAATCGGCGACAAGAAGAATATCCCGGCCTTCATCGAAGCCGTGAAGAGCGGGAAGGGCGAACAGCGCCTCATGGGCTTTGGCCACCGCGTGTACAAGAGCTACGACCCGCGGGCCCGAATCGTGAAGAAGCTGGCCGACGAAGTGTTCCAGCAGGTCGGCATGGACAAGGATCTTGAGATTGCGCTCGAGCTCGAGCGGATTGCGCTGTCCGATGACTACTTCGTCTCGCGCAAGCTTTATCCGAACGTCGACTTCTACACCGGCCTCATTTATCGGTCGATGGCGTTCCCGACGGACTTCTTCACTGTGCTCTTTGCCGTCGCCCGTGTGGCAGGCTGGCTCGCTCAGTGGGAAGAGATGATTCTTGACAAGGAACAGAAGATTGCTCGACCGAGGCAAATCTATATTGGACACGGCGAGCGGAGGTACGAAGATTCTCTCACAGAGAAGTTTCCACGCGCGCGAAAGGATAGTATACGAAAGTGACTACTCGCAAATTGGACGGCAGAGATGCATCGCTTCTGCTCAGCGTCGTCATTCCATGCTTCAACGAGGAAGACGGCGTTGAGGAACTGGTCAGGCGCGTTCAAAGCGCATGTACTTCAGTATGCGCGGAGTCACAGTTTGAGATCATTCTAGTGAATGATGGGTCGAAAGACCGAACTTGGAGTGAGATGCAGCGCATGCTGCAGTCAACTCCAACCCTCGTGTGTGTCGACCTATCGCGAAATCATGGGCATCAGCTCGCGCTGACAGCTGGGCTATCCTTTGCTCGTGGCGAGCGGATCTTCATCATCGATGCGGATCTCCAAGATCCGCCGGAGCTACTCGGAGAGATGATGCGTCTGGTCGACGACGGAGCTGACGTCGTTTACGGCCAGAGACGAAAACGTCCGGGCGAGACTCGATTTAAGCTCGTCACCGCAGCGCTCTTCTACCGGGCTCTTCGGAAGCTAACGGATACTGACATTCCCGCAGACACTGGCGATTTTCGGCTAATGACCCGTCGAGTAATGCTCGAGCTCCAAAACATGCCGGAGCGCCAGCGCTTTATTCGCGGCATGGTGGCATGGCTCGGGTTTCGCCAAGTCCCGTTGCTTTACGATCGCGCACCGCGGTTTGCGGGATCCACGAAGTATCCGCTTCGTAAGATGATTCTCTTCGCGGTCGATGCGTTTACCGGATTCTCTATTGCACCGCTCAGGTTCTCGCTTCTCCTAGCGCTGCTAGGCGTCATGATCGCGGCGTTACTTGCCGGATACTCACTTTACAGCTTCGCGATTAAACGCGTGGTTCCTGGCTGGGCCAGCATCACGTTTTCGATCGCTGCATTTAGCAGTCTGCAGTTACTAATGCTCGGCATCATTGGAGAGTACCTCGGCAGAATGTTTATTGAGTCGAAGCAGCGCCCTCGTTTTCTCGTACGGGAGATTCTTGGAGGAAGCTCCGCGACGGCGGAGCCAGGTTGATGGAGGGTGGTGAATCCGCGTTACGAATTGCGATGGTGCTCCCATCTCTTGATATCGGTGGCGAGGAATTCGCCGTACTTCGTCTCGCGAAGTCCCTAGCAGAAAGAAACCATCGCGTGCATATCGTGTGCACGGACCACCTCGGTGAATTAGCCAGTGAGGTATCTTCTGTGAATGGGATCTCGCTAGCTGTCGCCAAGACGCGAGGGTGGCGGGACGTGGTATTCCCGAGTGCGTTACTCGCCGAGCTCGACGCATTTCACCCGCAAGTCGTTCATTCCCACACGGGAAGCTGGTTTCAGTGCGCAGCCTGCAGGTCAGTCCGACGGTCATTCGTTCTCGTCCACACAGAGCACGGCATGATCAGTAGACCAGAACCACTGAAGCTAGCCATCCTCAAGCGGCTTGCTCGCGAGCGAACTGATTCCTTGTCTGCTGTTTCGGAATCGTTGAGGCTCGAGCTTTCGAGGCAGTTACGCATCGGCTCCGACTCCATCTGTACTATCCCTAACGGGATCGACGTTGCTCAATTCCAAGCGTCCGCCCATAGACGTTCACAAGCTCGGGAGCAGCTTGCGGCGACAGCAGACGAGATCGTCGTGGGCTGTGTCGCACGTCTTCATCCCCTCAAGGGAATCGATGTATTGCTCGATGCCTGGGCGGCCCTCAAGACCGAATCACGCAGTCGTCTGGTGGTGATTGGCGACGGCCAGGAACGTGAAGTTCTGCGCGAGCGGGCTAGACGACTGAACGTGCCTGTGAACTTCATGGGATCACGAAGCGATGTGGCATTGCTGATGTCTGGCTTAGACGTGTTTGTCTTGCCGTCTCGATCCGAGGGGTTACCCCTGGCGCTCTTGGAGGCCATGGCCACTGGACTGCCCTGCGTCGTTACTGACGTTGGCGAGATGTCAGCGGTCCTCGGTGGTGGCGACTACGGACTAGTGGTCCCTCCGGAGCGACCAGCGGAACTAGCAGCTGCGATTGGATTGCTCTTGGCTAACCCAACTAGGCGAGCATCCTACGCAGAAGGTGTTAGGGAACGAGTCGAGAGCTTATACGGCCATGATCGTACAGTGGCACACTACGTGTCCACCTATCGTAGATTGCTCCAAAGTTGATATCGAGTCTCTATATGTTATGAGAAACGAGCGAGGGGGAGATGGCTGTTTCGCCATCTCCCCCTCGCTACATCCCGAAGAGCTACTGCTTAGGCGGCGCGGCGACGACGCTTGATCGCGACGAGACCCGCGAGACCCGCAGCCATCAGGGCATACGTAGAAGGCTCAGGCACAACTGACGTGTTCGCGAGGATACCGTCCGTCAGACCGTTACCCGTGACACGAATAGCAAGGGTGTTGGAGCCAGCGACACCGGCGGCACCATTGATGTTCAGCTCATACATATTGAGCCAGTTGGTACCGAACGGCGGCGGATTGTTGATGTTCGGCGTAAGGCCACTGAGGGAGAGCGCCGAACCATTGACGCTCCAGCCAAGGAACGTGTTGTCGAACGCGAAATTGCGCAGCCACAACGAGCTGAAGGCATTCGCCGACGAGAACGTGCGATAGAACGTGTACTCAAAGTTGGCGTTCTCGTCGCGTAGCGAATTGTAAAGCGAGGCGTCAGCTTCGGCCGAGATGTAGTACGCACCGTTGACGGGAACGACAGCCCAACCGTTTGGCGTGGCCGTGACACGCATCGCCTTGGTCGAGACGCCAGCGCCAGTGAGGTTGCAGGACGCGGTTACGGCCGGATTCGACGTCGTAAAGATTCCGGCATCTGGGGTGATGCGACGCACGCACACCGTCCAATCGTTATCGAAGCCGAGACCATCAATGCTGGCCCCGGTCGAGAAGCTCTGCGCGCCGGCCGTCGAGCCGAGCAGTGCAGAAGCAAGTACCAGA
Protein-coding sequences here:
- a CDS encoding PEP-CTERM sorting domain-containing protein (PEP-CTERM proteins occur, often in large numbers, in the proteomes of bacteria that also encode an exosortase, a predicted intramembrane cysteine proteinase. The presence of a PEP-CTERM domain at a protein's C-terminus predicts cleavage within the sorting domain, followed by covalent anchoring to some some component of the (usually Gram-negative) cell surface. Many PEP-CTERM proteins exhibit an unusual sequence composition that includes large numbers of potential glycosylation sites. Expression of one such protein has been shown restore the ability of a bacterium to form floc, a type of biofilm.), whose translation is MRMFRSLVLASALLGSTAGAQSFSTGASIDGLGFDNDWTVCVRRITPDAGIFTTSNPAVTASCNLTGAGVSTKAMRVTATPNGWAVVPVNGAYYISAEADASLYNSLRDENANFEYTFYRTFSSANAFSSLWLRNFAFDNTFLGWSVNGSALSLSGLTPNINNPPPFGTNWLNMYELNINGAAGVAGSNTLAIRVTGNGLTDGILANTSVVPEPSTYALMAAGLAGLVAIKRRRRAA
- a CDS encoding glycosyltransferase family 4 protein; translated protein: MEGGESALRIAMVLPSLDIGGEEFAVLRLAKSLAERNHRVHIVCTDHLGELASEVSSVNGISLAVAKTRGWRDVVFPSALLAELDAFHPQVVHSHTGSWFQCAACRSVRRSFVLVHTEHGMISRPEPLKLAILKRLARERTDSLSAVSESLRLELSRQLRIGSDSICTIPNGIDVAQFQASAHRRSQAREQLAATADEIVVGCVARLHPLKGIDVLLDAWAALKTESRSRLVVIGDGQEREVLRERARRLNVPVNFMGSRSDVALLMSGLDVFVLPSRSEGLPLALLEAMATGLPCVVTDVGEMSAVLGGGDYGLVVPPERPAELAAAIGLLLANPTRRASYAEGVRERVESLYGHDRTVAHYVSTYRRLLQS
- a CDS encoding glycosyltransferase family 2 protein, translating into MTTRKLDGRDASLLLSVVIPCFNEEDGVEELVRRVQSACTSVCAESQFEIILVNDGSKDRTWSEMQRMLQSTPTLVCVDLSRNHGHQLALTAGLSFARGERIFIIDADLQDPPELLGEMMRLVDDGADVVYGQRRKRPGETRFKLVTAALFYRALRKLTDTDIPADTGDFRLMTRRVMLELQNMPERQRFIRGMVAWLGFRQVPLLYDRAPRFAGSTKYPLRKMILFAVDAFTGFSIAPLRFSLLLALLGVMIAALLAGYSLYSFAIKRVVPGWASITFSIAAFSSLQLLMLGIIGEYLGRMFIESKQRPRFLVREILGGSSATAEPG
- a CDS encoding citrate synthase, with the translated sequence MSQPPLASDSLELRDSRTGATYSTPIKTEGPEGDTYVRAADLRQIKRDAGEFGMLSYDPAFMNTASCRSAITFIDGDKGILRYRGYPIEQLAEKATFLEVAYLLRNGELPNQDQYNTWVRDITYHTYVHENIRKFLEGFRYDAHPMSMLCSATAALSSFYPQARDIHDPMQRYISVVRLMAKLPTMAAFAYRHVKGLPIIYPDNELSYTENFLSMVARMSEPKYEANPVFVKALEVLFILHADHEQNCSTNAVRAVGSSHVDPFSAVAAGIAALFGPLHGGANEAVLRMITEIGDKKNIPAFIEAVKSGKGEQRLMGFGHRVYKSYDPRARIVKKLADEVFQQVGMDKDLEIALELERIALSDDYFVSRKLYPNVDFYTGLIYRSMAFPTDFFTVLFAVARVAGWLAQWEEMILDKEQKIARPRQIYIGHGERRYEDSLTEKFPRARKDSIRK